CTGTTTTGAAGAGATATAAAAAGTTATAAACTTCTTATAATAAAACAAAAATTCGTAATAACAAAAAAATGAATAAACTTTCTAATAATAATATTTTCCTAATCTGTATTATTACACTTGCTGGTATTTTATCTTTTTCATTATACCTTCCCTCTTTGAAAACTCCTTTTCTCTTCGACGACCTTCTAATCATCAACCCTTCTGTTGATTATTCTGGAGGAATCAAAGCGCTTCTTGAAAGCATCGATATTTTTTCATCAAGGCCCCTGCTTGGCACAACTTACAGATTGAATTCTCTGATTTCAAGAGGCAATCCGGCAGGTTATCACATAGTAAATATAGCTCTTCATTTCCTAAACTCTCTTTTGCTTTTCTTCATAGTCAGAATGCTGCTTCTAAAAACTTCAGACATCTCTGAGTTGCTTCAAATAAATATACTTAGTTTCGCATCTGTGCTTTTTTTTCTTGTTCATCCTCTCGCCTCAGAATCTGTCATTTACATTACAGGAAGGTCATCGCTTCTTTATACCTTCTTCCTTCTTCTTTCGTTCCTTTCTTTTCTGAAAGCGATTGAAGCGAAAAGTATAAAGTTATTTTTGCATATTACGGTATCTCTTTTATTTTTTTTCTGCGCACTCTTGAGTAAGGAAATTTCACTAATTTTCCCTGCTTTCATTCTTATTGCAACACTGTTCTTTTACAGAGATGAAAACAAAGAAAGAACAATCCTCCTTTTTCTTCCCTATTTTCTGATTTCTCTATTCGTTTCGCTTTTGAAAATGCCTTCCCTTTTCATTTTGAAAAGCCCTGATAAAACTGTGCGTCCTCTCTTTACGCATATCCTCACTGAATTTAATGTCTTTGCGCATTATCTCCTTAAAATGCTTTATCCGGTAAATCTCAATATCGACCCTTTTTTCTCAGATATTGGATCCTTATTCAATGTGCATTTTCTACTTGGATTTCTCATATTCACTCTTTTAATCTTTATTGCCTACCGGATCAAAAAGAATTTACCATTGTCGTCATTTGGAATCATATGGCTTATTCTGGCTTTTTCTCCTCACCTCCTTGTACGCTTGAGAGACTATATGTGTGAGAGGTGGTTATATTTTCCCCTTATCGCCCTTGCATTTCTTATATCAGACCCCTTGAAAAGGCTTATCTCGAAAAAAGAACAAATGAAAAAAAAATATATAGCCGCCGCTATACTTTGCCTATCTACCTGCTTTTATCTCGGATTGACAGGAAACAGAATTATGGACTGGAAAAGCGATATATCCATTTGGAAGGACGCCGTAAAGAAATCTCCTCAAAAATTCAGGACACATGCGAATCTCGGTTATGTCCTTTTGAAAAAAGAGCGTTATGAGGAAGCAAAGGAAGAAATAAAGAAAGCAATTGAAATCAACAATAAATATGCTGAAATCCACTACTACCTTGCAGAAGCCTATCTTGGTTTGGGTAATGACGATATGGCATTGAAGGAATTTGAAGAATCGCTGAAGTACTTGCCCTATTATGATTACAACGACAATCCTACATATTACAATTCGCTTATCAATATGGGAGTAATTTTCTTCAAAAAAGGCGATAAACAAAAGGCATTAGAATCATTCAACGCCGCAATAAGGCAAAATCCCAAGAGACCGCAAGCATACAATAATATTGGGATTCTCTATTTGAGTACAGGCGAGCTCAAAAAAGCTGAGCAATTCTTTATTGCAGCTCTTTTCCGAGACAATGACAACAAGAAAGCAAAAGAGAATTTACGATATATCTATGCTTTAAAAGAAAAAGAAGCAAAAGAGTGAAGATTCCTTCTTATTGTGCCGCACTGACTAATGCGGCCTGTTTTATTCAAAAAGAAGGTCGGGAGATGTTCGAAAACACTATTTTTCCCATACTACATTTCTGAAACCTGCACGAGTATTGCGGTATCTAATCATATGTGGTTCAATCTTGATTACTCTATAATTGAATTCACCGGAAAGACGCCTTTCATCAATACCCATTATTTGAAGGCATTCTTTGAATTTCTTGGGAGAAGATTTTGCTGAAATCACCTCTGCCCTGCCCCACATCTGCAATCCCTTTGCGCCAAAGAAATCCTTTTTTGAATCATAGGGAGAAGCAATGGAGAGAGCAACATTCTTGTTTTTCCTCAAATTTGCAAACTTACCGCCACCTTCTGAAAAAATATAAAGCGTAAATCCTTTATGTTTATATTCAAGAGGCGTAACACGAGGTATATCATTATAGCTCGTTCCAAGATGAAGAACTTTATTTTTATCCATAAATCGGCAAACTTCCCTTTCAAATTCCTCAACAGAAATCTTATCTTTCAATGTTATGCCGTTTTTCTTAAGGATATCCAAAAGTCGGGGAGAATATTTAGGAATCTTTATTTTGGGCATAAAATTCCTTTATAAAAAAAACTGGGAGACCAGGATTCGAACCTGGATAGGCAGAGTCAGAGTCTGCAGTCCTACCGTTAGACGATCTCCCAAAAATCACTATTTTTTATAAAACAGAGAATGATTTTTGTCAATTGATTCAAGAATCAATTGTCAATCCGTTTGTGTGGAGAAGTTCTTTTAAAACTTGGCTCACTTTATTCTTTTCAATTAGCTTGTTTTCTCCTGTTCTTCTAGTTCTCACTTCCACATTCCCATTTTTGAGATTTTTTTCCCCTATCGTAATTCTGTACGGAATACCTATCAAATCTGCATCTTTAAATTTCACTCCCGGGCGCTCATCACGGTCATCCATCAGCACTTCAACACCCATATCACTCAACTCTTCATAAATAGAAAAGGCAGTGTCCATCGATTC
This genomic interval from Candidatus Schekmanbacteria bacterium contains the following:
- a CDS encoding pyridoxamine 5'-phosphate oxidase family protein, with protein sequence MPKIKIPKYSPRLLDILKKNGITLKDKISVEEFEREVCRFMDKNKVLHLGTSYNDIPRVTPLEYKHKGFTLYIFSEGGGKFANLRKNKNVALSIASPYDSKKDFFGAKGLQMWGRAEVISAKSSPKKFKECLQIMGIDERRLSGEFNYRVIKIEPHMIRYRNTRAGFRNVVWEK
- a CDS encoding tetratricopeptide repeat protein — its product is MNKLSNNNIFLICIITLAGILSFSLYLPSLKTPFLFDDLLIINPSVDYSGGIKALLESIDIFSSRPLLGTTYRLNSLISRGNPAGYHIVNIALHFLNSLLLFFIVRMLLLKTSDISELLQINILSFASVLFFLVHPLASESVIYITGRSSLLYTFFLLLSFLSFLKAIEAKSIKLFLHITVSLLFFFCALLSKEISLIFPAFILIATLFFYRDENKERTILLFLPYFLISLFVSLLKMPSLFILKSPDKTVRPLFTHILTEFNVFAHYLLKMLYPVNLNIDPFFSDIGSLFNVHFLLGFLIFTLLIFIAYRIKKNLPLSSFGIIWLILAFSPHLLVRLRDYMCERWLYFPLIALAFLISDPLKRLISKKEQMKKKYIAAAILCLSTCFYLGLTGNRIMDWKSDISIWKDAVKKSPQKFRTHANLGYVLLKKERYEEAKEEIKKAIEINNKYAEIHYYLAEAYLGLGNDDMALKEFEESLKYLPYYDYNDNPTYYNSLINMGVIFFKKGDKQKALESFNAAIRQNPKRPQAYNNIGILYLSTGELKKAEQFFIAALFRDNDNKKAKENLRYIYALKEKEAKE